In Pseudomonas fluorescens, one genomic interval encodes:
- a CDS encoding BatD family protein, with the protein MTRFTALLLPLLLCMANAQAAELTASVDRSRLNSGETVELTLETDDVTQFGKPDLTPLEPLFEVRGTRQVNQLNTLNGDNRATTRWIITLLPKENGSVVIPPLQLGEVQSQPITVQVIESDSREEKNNPDPVFIEASLDQSSVYVQAQAILTLRIYHSVSLYDDSSLTPLQIADARIEQLGDTRTYEKDINGVRHGVIEMRYAIYPQHSGLLTIAPQTFSATLVDTQPAQDATAQGPKPGKLLRVSSSEIPLTVKPKPLTYPADAPWLPARSLSLSESWNPEPDHLQVGDSLTRSLTLKAEGLASSQLPALPATEANGLRRYPDQPVLSNQSGERGLIGSREEREALVPSRSGSIELPTVDVIWWNTFEDHLEHTSLPARTLQVANNPSLQVDTPTGNLQPGTVDNDVLWWWKLSTLILACTTLLGFGLWWRARWQPAVHRAAQTGPSPRTLMDDIKRACQANDPQATRQALDAWARQQPETLADMAARFVPLSDALDGLNGALYSETGQHWQGEDLWRAIRTIPAAERVQDPVGDSGLPPLYPK; encoded by the coding sequence ATGACCCGTTTCACCGCTCTCTTGCTGCCCCTGCTGCTCTGCATGGCCAACGCCCAGGCGGCCGAGCTGACGGCCAGCGTGGATCGCAGTCGCCTGAACTCCGGCGAGACGGTCGAACTCACCCTCGAAACGGATGATGTCACGCAGTTCGGCAAACCCGACCTGACGCCGCTGGAACCGCTGTTCGAGGTGCGCGGCACGCGTCAGGTCAACCAGTTGAACACCCTCAATGGCGACAATCGCGCCACCACGCGCTGGATCATCACCCTGCTGCCGAAAGAGAACGGCAGTGTGGTCATTCCGCCGTTGCAACTGGGTGAGGTGCAGAGCCAGCCGATCACCGTGCAAGTAATCGAGAGCGACAGCCGCGAAGAGAAAAACAATCCGGATCCGGTGTTCATCGAGGCCAGCCTCGACCAGTCCAGCGTGTATGTGCAGGCGCAAGCGATCCTGACCCTGCGCATCTATCACTCGGTGTCGCTGTACGACGACAGCAGCCTGACCCCGTTGCAGATTGCCGACGCGCGTATCGAGCAGTTGGGCGACACGCGCACTTACGAGAAAGACATCAACGGCGTGCGCCATGGCGTGATCGAGATGCGCTATGCGATCTACCCGCAGCACAGCGGCTTGCTGACCATCGCCCCGCAGACCTTCAGCGCCACACTGGTCGACACTCAGCCCGCTCAGGACGCGACCGCGCAAGGCCCGAAACCCGGCAAGCTGCTGCGCGTCAGTTCCTCAGAGATTCCGCTGACGGTCAAACCGAAACCGCTGACCTACCCGGCCGATGCGCCGTGGCTGCCCGCGCGCAGCCTGAGCCTGAGCGAAAGCTGGAACCCCGAGCCGGATCACCTTCAGGTGGGCGACTCCCTGACCCGCAGCCTGACGCTGAAGGCCGAAGGCCTGGCCAGTTCGCAGCTACCGGCCCTGCCCGCCACAGAGGCCAACGGCCTGCGCCGTTACCCGGATCAACCGGTGCTGAGCAACCAGAGCGGCGAGCGCGGCCTGATCGGCAGCCGTGAAGAACGCGAAGCGCTGGTGCCCAGCCGTAGCGGCAGCATCGAACTGCCGACCGTCGACGTAATCTGGTGGAACACCTTCGAAGATCATCTGGAGCACACCAGCCTGCCGGCGCGCACCCTGCAAGTGGCGAACAACCCGAGCCTGCAGGTCGACACCCCGACCGGCAACCTGCAACCGGGCACCGTCGATAACGATGTGTTGTGGTGGTGGAAACTCAGCACCCTGATCCTCGCCTGCACCACCCTGCTCGGCTTCGGCCTGTGGTGGCGTGCGCGCTGGCAACCGGCGGTGCATCGCGCCGCCCAAACCGGGCCGAGCCCGCGCACCTTGATGGACGACATCAAGCGGGCGTGCCAGGCGAATGATCCGCAAGCGACGCGGCAGGCACTGGACGCATGGGCGCGGCAGCAGCCGGAAACTTTGGCAGACATGGCGGCGCGCTTCGTACCGCTTTCCGACGCCCTCGACGGCCTCAACGGCGCGCTGTACAGCGAGACGGGGCAGCATTGGCAGGGCGAGGATTTGTGGCGGGCGATCCGTACCATTCCGGCGGCCGAGCGGGTGCAGGATCCGGTGGGTGACAGCGGGTTGCCGCCGCTTTATCCGAAGTAA
- a CDS encoding DUF4381 domain-containing protein: MNGLEQLQPLISPPPIDFWPPAPGWWLLLLLLPLLGFAVWRLRRFIPTRKRPIVRAEQPLDPVRIAALAELAQMPKPYDGAPAGAWLQQLNGLLKRLCRNHYPYSQSHTLNGRKWLAFLDNRCPAAGLTRWMVLVEGAYKPECKLDDKAIAGLTQAVDTWIRKHV, encoded by the coding sequence ATGAACGGCCTCGAACAACTGCAACCGCTGATTTCGCCACCACCGATCGACTTCTGGCCACCGGCACCGGGCTGGTGGCTGCTGCTGTTATTGCTGCCGTTGCTGGGCTTCGCCGTGTGGCGTTTGCGCCGGTTCATTCCGACCAGGAAACGCCCGATCGTGCGTGCAGAACAACCGCTCGACCCCGTGCGCATCGCCGCGCTGGCCGAACTGGCGCAGATGCCCAAACCTTACGACGGCGCACCCGCCGGCGCCTGGCTGCAACAACTCAATGGCCTGCTCAAACGCCTGTGCCGCAACCACTACCCCTACAGCCAGAGCCACACGCTCAACGGCCGCAAATGGCTGGCGTTTCTCGACAACCGCTGCCCGGCCGCCGGCCTGACGCGCTGGATGGTGCTGGTCGAAGGCGCCTATAAACCCGAATGCAAGCTCGACGACAAAGCCATCGCCGGCCTGACCCAAGCCGTCGACACCTGGATTCGCAAGCATGTTTGA
- a CDS encoding DUF58 domain-containing protein, with translation MNAPLPSEPGIRISLTDLIEMRHRVREVQLFSTPSQRSPLIGLHHSKFRGRGVDFDQVRVYQAGDDVRTIDWRVTARTQEPHTKLFHEERERPIFIMVEQSTRLFFGSGLMFKSVLAAQAAALIGWAALGHNDRVGGLVFGDNEHYEIKPRRSKQSLLQLLNRLVKVNQSLHSEREPDRDALGVALRRAREVLRPGSLVIVICDERALSDSAEQQLSLLSRHCDLLLLPLSDPLDHALPAAGLLRFAERGAQLELDTLNFELRQTYRAQAEARIARWELLAQKLRVLLMPLSTQSEMVEQMREFLNPQRPGSSR, from the coding sequence ATGAACGCCCCCCTGCCGTCCGAACCGGGCATCCGCATCAGCCTCACCGATCTGATCGAGATGCGCCACCGTGTGCGCGAAGTGCAGCTGTTTTCCACACCCAGTCAGCGCAGCCCGCTGATCGGCCTGCATCACTCGAAATTCCGTGGTCGCGGGGTCGACTTCGATCAGGTGCGGGTCTATCAGGCCGGCGACGACGTGCGCACCATCGACTGGCGCGTGACCGCGCGTACCCAGGAGCCGCACACCAAGCTGTTCCATGAAGAACGCGAGCGACCGATTTTCATCATGGTCGAGCAAAGCACGCGGCTGTTTTTCGGTTCCGGGCTGATGTTCAAGTCGGTGCTCGCGGCGCAAGCGGCGGCGCTGATCGGCTGGGCGGCGCTGGGGCACAATGATCGGGTTGGCGGACTGGTGTTCGGCGATAACGAGCATTACGAAATCAAACCGCGCCGCAGCAAGCAGAGCCTGCTGCAATTGCTCAACCGCTTGGTCAAGGTCAATCAGTCGCTGCACAGCGAACGCGAGCCGGACCGCGACGCCCTCGGCGTGGCGCTGCGCCGGGCGCGTGAAGTGTTGCGTCCGGGCAGCCTGGTGATCGTGATCTGCGACGAGCGCGCGCTGTCCGACAGCGCCGAGCAGCAACTGAGCCTGCTGTCGCGGCACTGCGATCTGTTGCTGTTGCCCCTATCCGATCCACTGGATCACGCCCTGCCCGCCGCCGGGCTGCTGAGATTCGCGGAAAGAGGCGCACAGCTGGAACTCGACACGCTGAATTTCGAGCTGCGCCAGACCTATCGCGCTCAGGCCGAAGCACGCATCGCCCGCTGGGAATTGCTCGCGCAAAAACTGCGGGTGTTGTTGATGCCGTTGAGCACGCAAAGCGAAATGGTCGAGCAGATGCGCGAGTTCCTCAATCCGCAGCGCCCGGGGAGCAGTCGATGA
- a CDS encoding AAA family ATPase produces the protein MEHREALLALRTFLSTQILGQEKLIERLLIALLADGHMLVEGAPGLAKTKAIKELAEGIEAQFHRIQFTPDLLPADITGTEIYRPETGSFVFQQGPIFHNLVLADEINRAPAKVQSALLEAMAERQVSVGRSTYELSPLFLVMATQNPIEQEGTYPLPEAQLDRFLMHVKIGFPDAAVERRILQQARGEALNGETKPERRVSQQAIFAARKEILGLYMADAVEEYLVQLVMATRTPAKFDPEMAEWIAYGASPRGSIALDRCARAHAWLAGRDFVSPEDIQAVLFDVLRHRIILSFEAEAAGIDQDRVVQRILDVVAVA, from the coding sequence ATGGAACATCGTGAAGCGCTGCTGGCGCTGCGAACCTTTCTTTCAACGCAGATTCTCGGCCAGGAAAAACTCATCGAGCGTTTGCTCATCGCCCTGCTCGCCGACGGCCACATGCTGGTCGAGGGCGCTCCGGGTCTGGCCAAGACCAAAGCGATCAAAGAACTCGCCGAGGGCATCGAAGCCCAGTTCCATCGCATTCAGTTCACCCCTGACCTGCTGCCGGCCGACATCACCGGCACCGAGATCTATCGCCCGGAAACCGGCAGTTTCGTGTTCCAGCAAGGACCGATCTTCCACAACCTGGTCCTGGCGGACGAAATCAACCGCGCCCCGGCCAAGGTGCAATCGGCGCTGCTCGAAGCCATGGCCGAACGTCAGGTCAGTGTCGGGCGCAGCACGTACGAACTGTCGCCGCTGTTTCTGGTGATGGCCACGCAAAACCCGATCGAGCAGGAAGGCACGTATCCGCTGCCGGAAGCACAACTCGACCGTTTCCTGATGCACGTGAAAATCGGTTTCCCGGACGCCGCCGTCGAACGCCGGATCCTGCAACAGGCCCGTGGCGAAGCGCTCAACGGCGAAACCAAACCGGAACGCCGGGTCAGCCAGCAGGCGATCTTTGCTGCGCGCAAGGAAATCCTCGGTCTGTACATGGCCGACGCCGTGGAGGAATACCTGGTGCAACTGGTCATGGCCACGCGCACCCCGGCCAAATTCGACCCGGAAATGGCCGAGTGGATCGCCTACGGCGCCAGCCCGCGCGGCTCGATCGCCCTTGACCGCTGCGCCCGGGCCCACGCCTGGCTGGCCGGGCGCGACTTCGTCAGCCCGGAAGACATTCAGGCGGTGCTGTTCGACGTGTTGCGTCACCGCATCATTCTGTCGTTTGAAGCCGAAGCCGCCGGCATCGATCAGGATCGGGTGGTGCAGCGGATTCTCGACGTCGTAGCCGTCGCTTGA
- a CDS encoding tetratricopeptide repeat protein: MIALWPHWFRPWWLLLLPLLGWLIWQLWHRQKRAGRWQMILPPAFHATLLSGGNGRASKLPWVALGVAWLLTIVALLGPSWERVEQTSQKPADPLVVVLELTPEMLATDSPPTRLEQARRKLFDLLQARSDAQTAIVVYAGSAHTLVPLSDDLATSHNLLDALKPSLMPESGHRADLGVSKALALLKQGALGQGRILLIGSSLTEEERQGIRRALGQQSAQLLMLGIGTAEGAPIAQEDGSFLKDEQGAIRVPQLDSPGLGAFLASVGGEYHNARLDESDLRALGLLDGPRSLRDDGQTVRLDTWADQGYWLLLPLLLLAACAGRRGWLFCLPLLLCLPQPSYAFDFEDLWLRPDQQGLHLLKQKRPAEAAEHFEDHQWQGVALYEAGDYSGAAQRFAEGSDARAHYNRGNALAKSGELEAAIDAYEQALELQPDLRPALTNKALVENLLKQKNTPPPVEPQPQPAQPNVPGDEPPPATAPPPAVKSDTPSEAQPGESASEPPPTTPPQPGPNEVPGSDEAEETDTVPTLRPSEDNLEGEQRQALEQWLGKIPDDPGELLRRKFWYEQQQHQDQEKTR, from the coding sequence ATGATCGCGCTCTGGCCGCACTGGTTCCGCCCCTGGTGGCTGCTGCTCCTGCCGCTGCTGGGCTGGCTGATCTGGCAACTCTGGCACCGGCAGAAACGCGCCGGACGCTGGCAAATGATTCTGCCGCCGGCGTTCCACGCGACGCTGCTCAGCGGTGGCAATGGCCGCGCCAGCAAGCTGCCGTGGGTCGCCCTTGGCGTGGCGTGGCTGCTGACCATCGTCGCCCTGCTCGGGCCCAGTTGGGAGCGCGTCGAACAGACCAGCCAGAAACCTGCCGACCCGCTGGTCGTCGTTCTGGAGCTGACCCCGGAAATGCTCGCCACCGACTCGCCGCCAACGCGACTGGAACAGGCCCGGCGCAAGCTGTTCGACCTGTTGCAGGCACGCAGCGATGCGCAGACCGCGATCGTCGTTTACGCCGGCAGCGCGCACACGCTGGTGCCGCTGTCGGATGACCTGGCGACCAGCCACAATCTGCTCGACGCCCTCAAGCCCTCGCTGATGCCGGAAAGCGGCCATCGCGCTGATCTCGGCGTGAGCAAAGCATTGGCCTTGCTCAAGCAAGGCGCCCTCGGTCAGGGACGGATTCTGCTGATCGGCTCCTCGCTGACCGAAGAAGAACGCCAAGGCATCCGCCGCGCCCTCGGCCAGCAATCGGCGCAACTGCTGATGCTCGGCATCGGCACCGCTGAAGGCGCGCCAATCGCTCAGGAGGACGGCAGTTTCCTCAAGGACGAACAGGGCGCGATTCGCGTGCCGCAACTCGACAGCCCGGGCCTTGGCGCATTCCTCGCCAGTGTCGGCGGCGAGTACCACAACGCGCGGCTGGACGAGTCCGACTTGCGCGCCCTCGGCCTGCTCGATGGCCCGCGCAGCCTGCGCGACGATGGCCAGACCGTACGCCTCGACACCTGGGCCGATCAGGGTTACTGGCTGTTGTTGCCGCTATTGCTGCTCGCCGCCTGCGCCGGACGACGTGGCTGGTTGTTCTGCCTGCCCTTGCTGTTATGCCTGCCGCAGCCGAGCTACGCTTTCGACTTCGAAGACCTGTGGCTGCGCCCCGACCAACAGGGCCTGCACTTGCTCAAGCAGAAACGCCCGGCCGAGGCTGCCGAACACTTCGAAGATCATCAGTGGCAAGGGGTAGCGTTGTACGAGGCCGGCGATTACAGTGGCGCCGCTCAGCGTTTCGCCGAAGGCAGCGATGCCCGCGCCCACTACAATCGTGGCAACGCCTTGGCGAAAAGTGGTGAGCTGGAAGCGGCCATCGATGCCTATGAGCAAGCGCTGGAACTGCAACCGGATTTGCGCCCGGCACTGACCAACAAGGCCTTGGTGGAAAACCTGCTCAAGCAGAAGAACACCCCGCCACCGGTCGAACCACAGCCACAACCGGCGCAGCCAAATGTGCCCGGCGATGAACCACCGCCAGCGACCGCGCCGCCACCCGCGGTGAAAAGTGACACCCCGAGCGAGGCCCAGCCCGGCGAGTCGGCCAGTGAACCGCCGCCGACCACCCCGCCGCAACCAGGCCCCAACGAAGTGCCAGGCAGCGATGAAGCGGAAGAAACCGACACCGTGCCAACGCTGCGCCCGAGCGAGGACAACCTCGAAGGCGAGCAGCGTCAGGCACTGGAACAATGGCTGGGCAAGATTCCGGACGACCCGGGCGAACTGCTGCGACGCAAATTCTGGTACGAACAGCAACAACATCAGGATCAGGAAAAAACTCGATGA
- a CDS encoding vWA domain-containing protein — translation MFEFAWPWIFVLLPLPWLMRLVLPVADSGEPALRVSFLSDLEGLARRRARANLPAWRQQAPFLLLWLLLLSAAARPQWLGEPLPIAASGRDLLVAVDVSGSMDFPDMQWQDEDVSRLSLVQHLLGDFLESRDGDRVGLILFGSQAYLQAPLTFDRHTVRVWLDEARIGIAGKNTAIGDAIGLALKRLRMRPAQSRVLILVTDGANNGGEIDPLTAAKLAASEGVKIYPIGIGADPQDSGSTGLLGVNPSLDLDEPALKAIANATGGQYFRARDGKELQAIRDTLDQLEPVTQQPTQARPAQALYQWPLALALLLSLLLVARELWPDNPLQRLFTKELYLQSPLPDWRERLKRLRLRRRR, via the coding sequence ATGTTTGAATTCGCCTGGCCGTGGATCTTCGTGCTGCTGCCGCTGCCGTGGCTGATGCGTCTGGTGCTGCCGGTGGCCGACAGCGGCGAGCCGGCGCTGCGCGTGAGTTTCCTCTCCGACCTCGAAGGTCTGGCACGGCGCCGGGCCCGCGCCAACCTGCCGGCGTGGCGCCAGCAAGCACCGTTCCTGCTGCTGTGGCTGTTGCTGCTGAGCGCCGCCGCCCGCCCGCAATGGCTCGGCGAACCGTTGCCGATTGCCGCCAGCGGCCGCGATCTGCTGGTGGCGGTGGACGTGTCCGGCTCGATGGACTTTCCCGACATGCAGTGGCAGGACGAAGACGTCAGTCGCTTGTCGCTGGTTCAGCATCTGCTCGGGGATTTCCTTGAAAGCCGTGATGGCGACCGCGTCGGTCTGATCCTGTTCGGCAGTCAGGCCTATCTGCAGGCACCGCTGACGTTTGACCGGCACACCGTGCGCGTCTGGCTCGATGAAGCGCGCATCGGCATCGCCGGCAAGAACACCGCCATCGGCGATGCGATCGGTCTGGCGCTGAAGCGCCTGCGCATGCGTCCGGCACAAAGCCGGGTATTGATTCTGGTCACCGACGGCGCCAACAACGGCGGCGAAATCGATCCGTTGACGGCGGCGAAACTGGCCGCCAGCGAAGGGGTGAAAATCTACCCGATCGGCATCGGTGCCGACCCGCAAGACAGTGGCAGCACCGGCCTGCTCGGGGTCAATCCGAGCCTGGACCTCGACGAGCCGGCCCTCAAGGCCATCGCCAACGCTACCGGCGGCCAGTACTTCCGCGCCCGCGACGGCAAAGAGCTGCAAGCGATCCGCGACACCCTCGATCAACTCGAACCGGTGACCCAGCAACCAACCCAGGCACGCCCGGCGCAAGCCTTGTATCAGTGGCCACTGGCATTGGCCCTGCTGCTTAGCCTGTTGCTGGTCGCCCGCGAATTGTGGCCGGACAACCCGCTGCAACGCCTGTTTACCAAGGAGCTGTATCTGCAAAGTCCGCTGCCTGACTGGCGCGAGCGTCTCAAGCGCCTGCGTCTGCGGAGGCGCCGATGA